A single genomic interval of Bradyrhizobium sp. AZCC 1693 harbors:
- a CDS encoding acetolactate synthase large subunit, translated as MNGAESLVRTLVAGGVDVCFTNPGTSEMHFVAALDRVEGMRCVLGLFEGVVTGAADGYYRMKGTPASTLLHLGPGLANGLANLHNAKKANSGIVNIVGQHATYHIGYNAPLTSDIEGLARPMSSWVRTSPDANSVAADGAAAIAAAKGAQIATLILPADTAWNEADGIAQVPVESQRANYSARAVDHAAKVLRNGGASTLLLMTGSALTEHGLALAAQIAGKTGCKVMGQTYNPRMARGKGRFAIDRIPYVIEQALPILKDFKNIVLVEANDPVAFFAYPNKPSMLKPQGCEVHRMTSGAENSVAALEALAGALHAQPSDRQPQKLVELAKPTGALTHASIAQAIAMAIPENAIVVDESVTTGRGFFPPTAAAAPHDWLQNMGGSIGFSTPVATGAAVACPDRKVICMVGDGSAMYTLQSLWTQAREGLNVVTIVFANRIYQILRGELDGVGAGEPGQRAIDMLKIDRPTIDFVSLAKGMGVPGRAVANVDDFVKALAEAIAEPGPRLIEVQM; from the coding sequence ATGAACGGTGCGGAAAGTCTGGTGCGGACGTTGGTCGCAGGCGGCGTGGACGTCTGCTTCACCAATCCCGGCACCTCGGAGATGCACTTCGTCGCCGCACTGGATCGGGTCGAGGGGATGCGTTGCGTGCTCGGCCTGTTCGAGGGCGTGGTGACGGGCGCCGCCGACGGCTATTACCGCATGAAGGGCACGCCGGCTTCGACCCTGCTGCATCTCGGCCCCGGTCTCGCCAACGGCCTCGCAAATCTGCACAACGCCAAGAAGGCCAATTCCGGCATCGTCAACATCGTCGGCCAGCACGCGACCTATCACATCGGTTACAACGCCCCGCTGACCTCTGATATCGAGGGGCTGGCGCGGCCGATGTCATCATGGGTGCGGACTTCGCCGGATGCGAATTCCGTAGCCGCCGACGGTGCCGCCGCGATCGCCGCGGCCAAGGGCGCGCAGATCGCCACCCTGATTTTGCCGGCCGATACCGCCTGGAACGAGGCCGACGGCATCGCCCAGGTGCCGGTGGAAAGCCAGCGCGCCAATTATTCCGCGCGGGCGGTCGACCATGCCGCCAAGGTGCTGCGCAACGGCGGCGCGTCGACGCTGCTGTTGATGACCGGCAGCGCGCTCACCGAGCACGGGCTGGCGCTGGCCGCCCAGATCGCGGGCAAGACCGGCTGCAAGGTGATGGGCCAGACCTACAATCCGCGGATGGCGCGCGGCAAGGGCCGGTTCGCGATCGACCGCATCCCTTACGTGATCGAGCAGGCGCTGCCGATCCTGAAAGACTTCAAGAATATCGTGCTGGTCGAGGCCAACGACCCCGTGGCGTTCTTCGCCTATCCGAACAAGCCGAGCATGCTCAAGCCCCAGGGCTGCGAGGTGCACCGCATGACCTCGGGCGCGGAAAATTCCGTTGCTGCCCTGGAGGCGCTGGCCGGCGCGCTTCACGCGCAGCCGTCCGACCGGCAGCCGCAGAAGCTGGTCGAACTGGCAAAGCCGACCGGCGCGCTGACGCATGCCTCGATCGCGCAGGCGATTGCGATGGCGATCCCGGAGAACGCCATCGTGGTCGATGAATCCGTCACCACCGGCCGCGGCTTCTTTCCGCCGACGGCGGCCGCCGCCCCGCATGACTGGCTGCAGAACATGGGCGGCTCGATCGGCTTCTCGACCCCGGTCGCGACCGGTGCTGCGGTAGCGTGCCCGGACCGCAAGGTGATCTGCATGGTCGGCGACGGCAGCGCGATGTACACGCTGCAATCGCTGTGGACGCAGGCGCGCGAGGGCCTTAACGTCGTCACGATTGTATTTGCCAATCGGATCTACCAGATATTGCGTGGCGAGCTCGACGGCGTCGGCGCCGGCGAGCCGGGCCAGCGGGCGATCGACATGCTCAAGATCGACCGCCCGACCATCGATTTTGTTTCGCTCGCCAAGGGCATGGGCGTGCCCGGCCGCGCGGTCGCCAATGTTGACGATTTCGTCAAGGCGCTGGCGGAAGCCATCGCCGAACCGGGACCGCGGCTGATCGAAGTGCAAATGTAA
- a CDS encoding L,D-transpeptidase → MTRAFALLFAALTMLAGAGQAQAQGFFQFEDSRDIMGGGPGFFRPGMPSGSSPIPRTTVNFAGGYTPGTIYINTAERRLYLVLGNGQAIRYGIGVGRDGFRWGGTHRISAKKEWPSWTPPAQMLRRRPDLPRHMSGGIDNPLGARAMYLGSTLYRIHGSNEPETIGQAVSSGCFRMTNEDVTDLYSRVSIGTPVIVKN, encoded by the coding sequence ATGACCCGGGCTTTTGCTTTGCTGTTTGCGGCGCTGACGATGCTGGCGGGGGCCGGCCAGGCGCAAGCCCAAGGTTTTTTTCAATTCGAAGACTCGCGTGACATCATGGGCGGCGGCCCCGGTTTCTTCCGACCCGGCATGCCCAGCGGATCGAGCCCGATCCCGCGCACCACCGTGAACTTTGCCGGCGGGTACACGCCCGGCACGATCTACATCAACACCGCCGAGCGCAGGCTCTATCTCGTGCTCGGTAACGGCCAGGCGATCCGCTACGGCATCGGCGTCGGCCGCGACGGCTTCCGCTGGGGTGGAACCCACCGCATTTCCGCGAAGAAGGAATGGCCGAGCTGGACGCCGCCGGCCCAAATGCTGCGGCGGCGGCCCGACCTGCCGCGCCACATGTCGGGCGGCATCGATAACCCACTCGGCGCGCGGGCGATGTATCTGGGATCGACGCTCTATCGCATCCACGGCTCAAACGAGCCCGAGACAATCGGACAGGCGGTATCGTCCGGATGCTTCCGCATGACCAATGAGGACGTGACCGATCTCTACAGCCGCGTGTCCATCGGCACACCGGTCATCGTGAAGAATTAG
- a CDS encoding HD domain-containing protein yields the protein MENEARRILEFLGLSERLKRELRHSWLSDGRRESVAEHTWQMALVALLAYRHLEHPVDIGRVLKIILVHDLVEALAGDIPYFEVGERKQLKAERERAAIEEIRIRVAGDTGQEIFELWHEFEAHATAEARFATALDNLEVQIQHNLADFGTWEPIEYDLVYTKMDARCSHDAFLTALCNAVKAQAEAKMVGAGIDVASIRARVAGR from the coding sequence ATGGAAAACGAAGCTCGTCGAATCCTGGAATTCCTGGGTCTGTCCGAGCGACTGAAGCGCGAGCTGCGGCATAGCTGGCTATCGGATGGGCGGCGCGAGAGTGTCGCCGAGCATACGTGGCAGATGGCGCTGGTCGCGCTGCTTGCATACCGTCATCTTGAGCATCCCGTCGATATTGGACGCGTGCTCAAGATTATCCTGGTGCACGACCTGGTAGAGGCGTTGGCCGGGGATATCCCCTATTTCGAAGTGGGCGAGCGAAAACAGCTCAAGGCCGAACGCGAACGTGCGGCCATCGAGGAGATCCGAATCCGTGTCGCCGGCGACACTGGACAGGAAATCTTCGAGCTGTGGCACGAATTCGAAGCACATGCGACGGCTGAAGCCAGGTTCGCCACCGCGCTGGATAATCTTGAAGTGCAAATTCAGCACAATCTCGCGGACTTCGGAACGTGGGAGCCGATCGAGTATGATCTGGTCTACACGAAGATGGACGCGCGATGCTCGCACGATGCCTTCCTGACCGCGCTTTGCAATGCCGTAAAGGCGCAGGCCGAGGCCAAGATGGTCGGCGCAGGAATCGACGTGGCCTCGATCAGGGCAAGGGTTGCCGGCAGATAG
- a CDS encoding DUF2927 domain-containing protein, with protein sequence MPCVAFADIPAIAQRQRTEKKTFTDSEIVEGFLKTAFGAEYHLAGRVDRIRKYDGPVRVFADGTRTDRKAQLSKIVADIAARVQHLDIAMAGSLEDANVQVKLVRDRDLQRTIATFYGSERAKEIRSSLDPQCLSGFRKNEKFEIEHSDVILTVDNGDFVFFDCAYEELLQSLGPINDTASVPWTMFNDNVSMGYFDVYDQYLLNLLYDPRIKAGMTVQEVKEVLPDVLADVRAWVRKVNNLP encoded by the coding sequence ATGCCGTGCGTGGCTTTCGCCGACATTCCCGCCATCGCGCAGCGCCAGCGCACCGAGAAAAAGACCTTCACGGACAGCGAGATCGTCGAGGGCTTTCTGAAAACCGCGTTCGGCGCCGAATATCATCTCGCCGGCCGCGTCGACCGCATCCGCAAATATGACGGGCCGGTGCGGGTGTTTGCCGATGGCACCCGGACCGACCGCAAGGCGCAGCTTTCGAAAATCGTGGCCGACATCGCCGCGCGCGTTCAGCACCTCGACATCGCCATGGCCGGCAGCCTCGAAGACGCCAATGTGCAGGTCAAGCTGGTGCGCGACCGCGATCTCCAGCGCACCATCGCAACTTTCTACGGCAGCGAACGGGCAAAAGAGATTCGCTCCTCGCTCGACCCGCAATGCCTGTCGGGCTTTCGCAAGAACGAGAAGTTCGAAATCGAGCATTCCGACGTGATCCTCACCGTCGACAATGGCGACTTCGTCTTCTTCGACTGCGCTTATGAGGAATTGCTGCAATCGCTGGGACCGATCAACGATACGGCGAGCGTGCCCTGGACCATGTTCAACGACAATGTGTCGATGGGGTATTTCGACGTCTACGACCAGTATCTCCTGAACCTTCTCTATGATCCCCGGATCAAGGCCGGCATGACCGTGCAGGAGGTCAAGGAGGTGCTGCCGGATGTGCTGGCCGACGTGCGCGCATGGGTACGCAAGGTCAACAACCTGCCGTAG
- a CDS encoding LysR family transcriptional regulator translates to MNDLPRIQALRCFITVAREGTVSRAATLLHLTQPAVSLQLKGLEESTGLQLFNRTPGGFTLTEAGATLLPLAHRTVSASADFRTAADSLRESLRETLRVGTILDPESIRLGPFVRSLATSSKKTEVFLRYGLSDDVLAQIGKGELDVGYYVDATPPERLASGMMLPERTIDDGKFQLMPLTRYDYRVIAPREWSDKVLGKDWADLADLPWVATPHTSAHRRLIDDVFRAVGALPKRVAFAEQEEAMIEFVEAGTCLSLARDCVLDRITRNRNFVIADKLALTCDLSFACLTSRRREPMISQAFAAMQAVWELNPGGAAPIEAARSRKSARR, encoded by the coding sequence ATGAACGACCTGCCACGTATTCAAGCCTTGCGCTGCTTCATCACCGTGGCCCGCGAAGGCACGGTTTCGCGCGCGGCCACCTTGCTGCATCTGACCCAGCCCGCCGTCAGCCTTCAGCTGAAGGGGCTGGAAGAGAGCACCGGCTTGCAGCTTTTCAACCGTACGCCGGGCGGCTTTACCCTGACCGAAGCGGGCGCCACCTTGCTGCCGCTGGCGCACCGGACGGTATCGGCGTCGGCGGATTTCAGGACGGCGGCAGATTCCCTGCGCGAATCGCTGCGGGAAACACTGCGCGTCGGCACGATCCTGGATCCGGAGTCGATCCGGCTGGGCCCGTTCGTGCGAAGCCTCGCCACTTCCTCGAAGAAGACCGAAGTCTTCCTCCGCTACGGCTTGAGCGACGACGTGCTGGCGCAGATCGGAAAAGGCGAGCTCGACGTCGGATACTATGTCGATGCCACGCCTCCCGAACGCCTCGCGTCGGGGATGATGCTGCCCGAACGCACCATCGACGATGGCAAGTTCCAGCTCATGCCGCTGACGCGTTACGACTACCGCGTGATCGCCCCTCGCGAGTGGAGCGACAAGGTGCTGGGAAAGGACTGGGCGGACCTCGCCGATCTGCCCTGGGTTGCAACGCCGCACACCTCGGCGCATCGGAGGCTGATCGACGACGTCTTCCGGGCAGTGGGGGCATTGCCGAAACGCGTCGCCTTCGCCGAACAGGAAGAGGCCATGATCGAGTTCGTCGAAGCCGGCACCTGCCTCAGCCTCGCCCGCGACTGCGTGCTCGACCGCATCACGCGCAACCGGAATTTCGTGATTGCCGACAAGTTGGCGCTGACCTGCGACCTCAGTTTCGCCTGCCTGACGTCGCGGCGTCGCGAGCCGATGATCTCGCAAGCCTTCGCGGCAATGCAGGCGGTATGGGAGCTGAACCCGGGCGGCGCCGCGCCGATCGAAGCGGCGCGATCGCGGAAAAGCGCCCGGCGATAG
- a CDS encoding M48 family metallopeptidase codes for MDSDAPEISKTPSANAAIYFDGTSSRRRAVALQFSDRLEIIEGEQTLAAWDYADIRRADSPSGMLRLGCLSAPALARLEVRDNALAAEFVSRCAKLDENTPGRRGVAVIVGWSLAAAISIVAVVLFGLPLIADRLTPLVPEAFERRLGDVADSQIKTMFNAKVCDNAAGQRAFVKLVTSIRESAGLDTSVQSGVLSSPIPNAFALPGGKVYLFDGLLAKADNADEIAGVLAHELGHLKHRDSMRGLIRDGSTSFLIGLLFGDITGSSALIFGSRTLVTSSHSREAETNADDFAIDVMHRLGRPAKPTGELLLRVTGKESKGLSIISTHPLSEDRLARMSREDRSASGPPLLTSEEWRSLKSICDGKFDGGKSGPAKPGPAKSDPAKI; via the coding sequence ATGGATAGCGACGCGCCAGAGATTTCGAAAACACCATCGGCCAACGCAGCGATCTATTTCGACGGGACGTCGAGCCGGCGCCGCGCGGTTGCGCTGCAATTCTCCGACCGGCTCGAAATCATCGAAGGTGAGCAGACGCTTGCGGCGTGGGACTATGCCGACATCCGCCGCGCCGACAGCCCTTCAGGCATGCTGCGCCTCGGCTGCCTGAGCGCACCTGCGTTGGCGCGGCTGGAGGTTCGCGACAACGCGCTTGCGGCCGAGTTCGTCTCACGCTGCGCCAAACTGGATGAGAACACGCCCGGCCGCCGCGGCGTTGCCGTCATTGTCGGTTGGTCGCTCGCGGCCGCGATTTCTATCGTTGCCGTGGTGCTGTTCGGACTTCCGCTGATCGCCGATCGCCTCACGCCGCTGGTGCCCGAAGCGTTCGAGCGGCGGCTCGGCGATGTCGCCGACAGCCAGATCAAGACGATGTTCAATGCCAAGGTTTGCGACAATGCCGCCGGGCAGAGGGCTTTCGTCAAGCTCGTCACTTCAATTCGCGAATCCGCCGGCCTCGATACCTCGGTGCAGTCGGGCGTGCTGTCGAGTCCGATTCCCAATGCCTTCGCACTGCCGGGCGGCAAGGTCTATCTGTTCGACGGATTGCTGGCGAAGGCCGACAACGCCGACGAAATCGCGGGCGTGCTGGCCCATGAACTCGGCCATCTCAAGCATCGCGACAGCATGCGCGGACTGATCCGCGACGGCAGCACGTCATTCCTGATCGGATTGCTGTTCGGCGACATCACCGGCTCCAGCGCGCTGATCTTCGGCTCGCGCACGCTGGTGACGTCGTCGCATTCGCGCGAGGCCGAGACCAATGCCGACGATTTTGCCATCGACGTCATGCACCGGCTGGGCCGGCCGGCGAAGCCGACCGGGGAATTGCTGCTCCGGGTCACCGGCAAGGAGAGCAAGGGGCTCTCCATCATCTCCACCCATCCCCTGAGCGAGGACCGGCTGGCCCGGATGAGCCGGGAAGACCGGTCAGCAAGCGGGCCGCCGCTGCTGACATCAGAGGAATGGCGATCGCTGAAATCGATCTGCGATGGCAAATTTGACGGAGGCAAGTCTGGCCCGGCCAAGCCTGGCCCGGCCAAATCTGATCCGGCCAAAATCTGA
- a CDS encoding DUF898 family protein encodes MSWTPLGPPIPPPLPVPPPPVAFSGSRGEFFRLARRGAGLEFVTLGFYRFWLLTDIRRHLWANTVVDGDAAEYTGRGKELLIGFLVALAILMPIYLGYFLIGLEAERLKAFASIPLIAFFYLFGQFAIYRARRYRLTRTVWRGVRFWMSGSGWIYALQASLWGLLSTVTLGLALPWRAAALERYKMRHSYYGDLQGSFEGRGWGFFKRGWWLWLVAMVTLIVLFVTVPLAKWYPALLPLAKVVFGAALLIPIVTPFLYGIFKAIEWRWWLSGIRFGGVRLESSLPKSALIGLYWKVIGWIVVLGLVFAAYLALCTVMVASIGGEGLTEFFKTPESMRSIPLLVLLGLGYLTLALAFNVVIRVYLTRDLWVIVLGSVNISGLEAAANVAARGDLANALGEGFADGLDVGGF; translated from the coding sequence ATGAGCTGGACCCCGCTGGGGCCGCCGATACCGCCGCCTTTACCCGTGCCTCCGCCGCCGGTGGCGTTTTCCGGCAGCCGCGGCGAATTTTTCCGTCTCGCCAGGCGCGGTGCCGGACTGGAATTCGTCACCCTCGGATTCTATAGATTCTGGCTGCTCACCGATATCCGCCGCCATCTCTGGGCCAACACCGTGGTCGATGGCGACGCTGCGGAGTACACCGGCCGCGGCAAGGAATTGCTGATCGGATTTCTGGTCGCGCTCGCGATCCTGATGCCGATCTACCTCGGCTATTTTCTGATCGGCCTGGAGGCCGAGCGCCTGAAGGCGTTCGCCAGCATCCCGCTGATTGCCTTCTTCTATCTGTTCGGGCAGTTCGCGATCTACCGCGCGCGGCGCTATCGCCTGACGCGCACGGTATGGCGCGGCGTGCGCTTCTGGATGAGCGGTTCGGGATGGATATATGCGTTGCAGGCGTCCCTGTGGGGCCTGTTGTCGACGGTAACCCTTGGGCTGGCGCTGCCGTGGCGCGCGGCCGCGCTCGAGCGCTACAAGATGCGGCACTCCTACTACGGCGATCTGCAGGGGAGTTTTGAGGGCCGCGGCTGGGGATTTTTCAAGCGCGGCTGGTGGCTGTGGCTGGTCGCCATGGTTACGCTGATTGTGCTGTTTGTTACAGTTCCACTCGCCAAATGGTATCCGGCCCTTCTGCCGCTGGCCAAGGTTGTTTTTGGCGCTGCACTCCTCATACCGATCGTTACGCCCTTTCTTTATGGGATTTTCAAAGCCATCGAATGGCGCTGGTGGCTCTCGGGCATCCGGTTCGGCGGTGTGCGTCTGGAATCGTCATTGCCGAAGAGCGCCTTGATCGGGCTGTACTGGAAAGTGATCGGCTGGATCGTCGTGCTCGGGCTGGTCTTCGCGGCCTATCTGGCCCTGTGCACGGTGATGGTCGCCAGCATCGGCGGTGAGGGATTGACGGAGTTTTTCAAGACGCCGGAATCGATGAGGAGCATTCCACTGCTGGTGCTGCTAGGGCTGGGCTATTTGACGCTGGCGCTTGCGTTCAATGTCGTGATCCGGGTCTATCTGACCCGCGATCTCTGGGTGATTGTGCTGGGCTCGGTCAACATCAGCGGTCTCGAGGCCGCCGCCAACGTTGCGGCGCGGGGCGACCTCGCCAACGCGCTCGGTGAAGGGTTTGCTGACGGTCTCGATGTCGGCGGATTCTAG
- a CDS encoding isovaleryl-CoA dehydrogenase produces the protein MIPNAHRMLNFDLGETADAIRETVHAFSQNEIAPRAAEIDRSNQFPRDLWPRIGALGLHGITVEEEYGGSGLGYLEHCIALEEMSRASAAVGLSYGAHSNLCVNQIRRNGNEAQKRKYLPKLISGEHVGSLAMSEPGAGSDVVSMKTRADKKGDRFVLNGNKMWITNGPEADTLVVYAKTDANAGPRGMTAFIIEKGMKGFSTAQKLDKLGMRGSDTCELVFEDCEVPEENVLSEVGRGVNVLMSGLDYERAVLAAGPIGIMQACMDVVLPYVHERKQFGEPIGSFQLVQGKIADMYTTMNASRAYVYAVAKACDRGETTREDAAGAILYAAEKATQCALDAIQLLGGNGYINDYPTGRLLRDAKLYEIGAGTSEIRRMLIGRELFEKTA, from the coding sequence ATGATCCCCAACGCCCATCGGATGCTCAACTTCGATCTCGGCGAGACCGCGGATGCTATCCGCGAGACGGTACATGCGTTTTCGCAGAACGAAATCGCGCCGCGCGCCGCCGAAATCGACCGCAGCAACCAGTTCCCCAGGGATCTCTGGCCCAGGATCGGCGCGCTCGGCCTGCACGGCATCACCGTCGAGGAGGAATATGGCGGGTCTGGCCTCGGCTATCTCGAGCACTGCATCGCACTGGAAGAAATGTCGCGGGCCTCGGCCGCGGTCGGCCTGTCCTACGGCGCGCATTCCAACCTCTGCGTCAACCAGATCCGCCGCAACGGCAACGAGGCGCAGAAGCGGAAATACCTGCCAAAGCTGATCTCCGGCGAGCATGTCGGTTCGCTGGCGATGTCCGAACCCGGCGCTGGAAGCGACGTGGTCTCGATGAAGACCCGCGCCGACAAGAAGGGCGACCGCTTCGTGCTCAACGGCAACAAGATGTGGATCACCAACGGCCCGGAGGCCGATACGCTGGTGGTCTATGCCAAAACCGACGCCAACGCCGGCCCGCGCGGCATGACCGCCTTCATCATCGAAAAGGGCATGAAAGGATTTTCCACCGCGCAGAAGCTCGACAAGCTCGGCATGCGCGGCTCCGACACCTGCGAACTGGTGTTCGAGGATTGCGAGGTGCCCGAGGAGAACGTGCTGAGCGAGGTCGGCCGCGGCGTCAATGTGCTGATGAGCGGCCTCGATTATGAGCGCGCGGTGCTGGCGGCGGGCCCGATCGGCATCATGCAGGCCTGCATGGACGTGGTGCTGCCCTACGTGCACGAGCGCAAGCAGTTCGGCGAGCCGATCGGCAGCTTCCAACTGGTGCAGGGCAAGATCGCCGACATGTACACCACGATGAACGCCTCGCGCGCCTATGTGTATGCGGTGGCAAAGGCTTGCGACCGCGGCGAGACCACGCGCGAGGACGCTGCCGGCGCCATTCTCTATGCGGCGGAAAAGGCCACCCAATGCGCGCTCGACGCCATCCAGCTTTTGGGCGGCAACGGCTATATCAACGACTACCCGACCGGGCGGCTGCTGCGCGACGCCAAACTTTACGAGATCGGCGCCGGCACCAGCGAAATCCGCCGCATGCTGATCGGGCGGGAGCTGTTTGAAAAAACGGCGTAG
- a CDS encoding cytochrome P450 codes for MHGTIDLAGDSHLRAARERAQSIPLADFDVSHPELFKTDSFWPYFDRLRREDPVHYCKDSMFGPYWSVTKYNDIMDIETNHAVFSSAASLGGITIRDIAPDLRRESFIAMDQPRHSAQRKTVAPMFTPTHLDQLAINIRKRSAECLDNLPKNEVFDWVDQVSIELTTQMLAVLFDFPWEDRRKLTRWSDVATTLPGPGGLVATEEERQAELMECATYFAKLWKERISQPPKSDLLSMMAHSDATRDMDPKNFLGNLILLIVGGNDTTRNTLSGSVYALNKNPDQYRKLRDNPELIDSFVPEVIRWQTPLAHMRRTALEDVEFRSRQIKKGDKVVMWYVSGNRDEDVIERPYEFIIDRARPRTHVSFGFGIHRCVGIRLAELQLKIIWEEILKRFENIEMVGEPKRVYSSFVKGYETLPVRIAG; via the coding sequence ATGCACGGAACCATCGATCTCGCCGGAGATTCCCATCTGCGCGCCGCGCGCGAGCGGGCTCAGTCGATTCCGCTCGCTGATTTCGACGTCAGCCATCCCGAGTTGTTCAAGACCGACTCGTTCTGGCCGTATTTCGATCGGCTGCGCCGGGAAGACCCGGTGCATTATTGCAAGGACAGCATGTTCGGGCCGTATTGGTCGGTGACCAAGTACAACGACATCATGGACATCGAGACCAACCACGCGGTGTTCTCGTCCGCGGCGTCGCTCGGCGGCATCACCATCCGCGACATCGCGCCCGACCTGCGCCGCGAGAGTTTCATCGCCATGGACCAGCCGCGCCACTCCGCGCAGCGCAAGACGGTGGCGCCGATGTTCACGCCCACCCATCTCGACCAGCTTGCGATCAACATCCGCAAGCGCTCCGCCGAATGCCTCGACAACCTTCCGAAGAACGAGGTGTTCGACTGGGTCGACCAGGTCTCGATCGAGCTCACCACGCAGATGCTCGCGGTGCTGTTCGACTTCCCCTGGGAGGACCGCCGCAAGCTGACGCGCTGGTCCGACGTCGCGACCACCCTTCCCGGCCCCGGCGGCCTCGTCGCTACCGAGGAGGAACGCCAGGCCGAGTTGATGGAATGCGCGACCTATTTCGCAAAACTCTGGAAGGAGCGTATCAGCCAGCCGCCGAAGAGCGACTTGCTGTCGATGATGGCGCACAGCGACGCCACTCGCGACATGGACCCGAAGAATTTTCTCGGCAATCTGATCCTGCTGATCGTCGGCGGCAACGACACCACCCGCAACACGCTGTCGGGCAGCGTCTATGCACTGAACAAGAATCCCGACCAGTACCGCAAGCTGCGCGACAATCCCGAGCTGATCGACAGTTTCGTGCCTGAGGTGATCCGCTGGCAGACGCCGCTGGCGCATATGCGCCGCACCGCGCTCGAAGACGTCGAGTTCCGCAGCCGGCAGATCAAAAAGGGCGACAAGGTCGTGATGTGGTACGTCTCCGGCAACCGCGACGAGGACGTGATCGAACGTCCCTACGAATTTATCATTGATCGCGCCCGGCCGCGCACCCACGTTTCCTTCGGCTTCGGCATCCACCGCTGCGTCGGAATCCGGCTGGCCGAGCTACAACTAAAGATTATATGGGAGGAAATTCTCAAGCGCTTCGAGAATATTGAGATGGTCGGAGAACCCAAGCGGGTGTATTCGAGTTTTGTCAAAGGCTACGAGACCCTGCCGGTCCGGATCGCCGGCTAA
- a CDS encoding cytochrome P450 encodes MNVQTSIRADRKELLRAAREEAYSTPLKDFHPGAPKLFQNDTLWPWFERLRKEEPVHYCTNSPIEPYWSVTKYNDIMHVDTNHGMFSSDSTLGGISIRDVPPGYDYPSFIAMDQPRHSAQRKTVSPMFTPTHLDELAKLIRERSQKVLDNLPRNETFNFVERVSIELTTQMLATLFDFPWEERRKLTRWSDVSTALPKSGVVESPEQRRQEMDECYAYFSKLWNERVNAPPKNDLLSMMAHSDATRHMDPDNLMGNIILLIVGGNDTTRNTMSGSVLALNEHPDQYQKLRENPALIDSMVPEVIRWQTPLAHMRRTALVDTEIGGKKIKKGDRVVMWYVSGNRDEEGIERPDEFIIDRARPRTHLSFGFGIHRCVGMRLAELQLKIVWQEMLKRFDRIEVVGEPKRVYSSFVRGIEQLPVRIPG; translated from the coding sequence ATGAACGTCCAGACATCAATCAGAGCCGACAGGAAAGAGCTTCTGCGCGCCGCGCGCGAGGAAGCCTATTCGACGCCGCTGAAGGATTTTCATCCCGGTGCGCCAAAGCTGTTCCAGAACGACACCCTGTGGCCGTGGTTCGAGCGGCTGCGCAAGGAAGAGCCGGTGCATTACTGCACCAACTCGCCGATCGAGCCCTATTGGTCGGTGACAAAATACAACGACATCATGCATGTCGATACCAACCACGGCATGTTCTCTTCCGACTCGACACTCGGCGGCATCTCGATCCGTGACGTGCCGCCCGGCTACGACTATCCGAGCTTCATCGCGATGGATCAGCCGCGGCATTCGGCGCAGCGCAAGACGGTGTCGCCGATGTTCACGCCGACGCATCTGGATGAGCTGGCGAAACTGATCCGCGAGCGCTCGCAAAAGGTGCTGGACAATCTGCCGCGCAACGAGACTTTCAACTTCGTCGAGCGCGTCTCGATCGAACTGACCACGCAGATGCTGGCGACACTGTTCGATTTCCCCTGGGAGGAGCGGCGCAAGCTGACACGCTGGTCCGACGTCTCGACCGCGCTGCCCAAGAGCGGCGTCGTGGAATCGCCCGAGCAGCGGCGCCAGGAGATGGATGAATGCTACGCCTATTTCTCAAAGCTCTGGAACGAGCGCGTCAATGCGCCGCCGAAGAACGACCTGCTGTCGATGATGGCGCATAGCGACGCGACGCGGCACATGGACCCGGACAATCTGATGGGCAACATCATCCTGTTGATCGTCGGCGGCAACGACACCACCCGCAACACCATGAGCGGCTCGGTGCTGGCGCTGAACGAGCACCCGGACCAGTACCAGAAGCTGCGCGAAAACCCGGCGCTGATCGATTCCATGGTGCCGGAAGTGATCCGCTGGCAGACGCCGCTCGCCCATATGCGCCGCACCGCTCTGGTCGACACCGAGATCGGCGGCAAGAAGATCAAGAAGGGCGACCGCGTCGTGATGTGGTACGTCTCGGGCAACCGCGACGAGGAGGGCATCGAGCGTCCCGACGAGTTCATCATCGACCGCGCCCGGCCCCGCACCCATCTGTCGTTCGGCTTCGGCATTCACCGCTGCGTCGGCATGCGGCTCGCCGAACTGCAATTGAAGATCGTGTGGCAGGAAATGCTCAAGCGCTTCGACCGCATCGAGGTGGTCGGCGAGCCGAAGCGGGTCTATTCGAGCTTCGTGCGCGGCATCGAGCAACTGCCGGTGCGCATTCCCGGCTGA